The genomic stretch ATGGAAACTTGAGAACCTTTTCTAGGAGTGAAGCATACCCTTCAATAGTTTCACAAGCAATTAAATTTCTTGCAGGGCCCTTCGCAATTGATCCAATATTCTGTGCCAGTGGAGATAATTTTCCATTTGAAACTGCTTGAAATAGAACCTGTGTCAGAACTCTAATGTTCTCCTTCGGAAAAAGGAACCCATTCACCCTGTCATCAACCTAATTGTTGTTGGAACTGTAGTCAGCAGTTTGCCTCGGAAAGACTTatattaacaaataaaaataaataaagaaataatctGATTGACCAACAAGACCAGCCTCCAATAATTTCATTGGTCCATAAACCTCACAGCCATAAACAGGCAGGGAACATAGGAGTAACAGTTTCGACACTTCAACTGGTTTTTACAAGGGAAACCCTTAGGTTCATACTAGATTTGTTGTTGATTTGGTTGAAGTTTTTCTCTGGCTattctaatttttaattaacCATGTGGTTTAAATCAGCAGTTCATTATCTTTAGATCTCCAATAGTCAGATCAAATGAATGGTCAATCGTATCCCAGCATGCCCTCCACTTGTAACTGACTACCCAATATTTTCTCTTAATATGTGAAGTGATAGTGCACAGAAAGTATTACATATTTCCTAATCATGGAAAGATCTGGGGCAATAATCGGTTTCCCAAAGCACATTGCTTGAACCAAGATATCTGGAAACGATTGCTCTTCGAGAAAGGATCCATATATCACAAGATCAGCCATGCTGAGAAAGCTGTTCACATCCTCATCAATGCCAATGTGCCTCACACTGCCCCTTGGATATCCCAAGTTAAGAGCAATTGCCTGCAAAGAGAATGCACAGATGGATTCAATGAAATTgagaaaatcaaaaccaaactgagaTGATGAAACTAGCCAAACAATGAAATAATGGAATGAGATTTGTCAAGTAAGAGACTACCTCCAAAGCCACTTTGTAGTTACCAGTTGAGTTCCCACTTAAGATACCGACTTTGATAAGAGAATCAGAATCACTGTCAGATGGGAAGTCTCTGAGAAGAGGTAATAAGGCCTGCAAAACAAGGCTGTGCTCCAACCACAACCCACTATATGAAAATTGACTTCCAACAATGGCAACAATGAAATCATCAGGTTTGAAACCCAGTTTGACTCGCAAGTCATCCTTACTGTACAAGGCAAAGAAATTATCTGCTTCCCAAGCTTCAGCTGGAGAGCCCGGAATAACAAAGTAGTTTCCAGCATCAAATGTTGAATACATCATCTGAGGGATCAGAAAGAACCAAACAGAAACCAATCTGAGTATAGTTGAGCTTTAAAGACACCTAACTGTAAACATAGTCTATAAACAGCATGTATGGATGCACAGTGGGTTAAGAACAAGCCTGACTAAGAGATCTAGTGGATAAAATATTAAGGACTATAACTCAGTACAAGTCTTTCCTTTGCAGGGTCCCAGAAGGCATGGACTTGAGATGGTCCCAAAAGATATTGTAAATCTAACATTATCTAATTGATATTGTACTGTTCTGGACATACGGCaaaattcatttcttctcaatgAGCCACAAAGGTCAGAACCATCAAATGGTTGTTCGTTTTAACACTTTACAAATGCAACATATGTATTGGTATACATTTGATAACAACAGAATTACTGTTTAATAAAGACTGGTCACTTAAACATTACCGGAATGACATAGTTTGGGAAGACAACAACAGTAGCTCGGTTGAAAGCTTGCTTCCACTCATTGATAAGCTGAATCTGCCCATTCGAATTGTATCGGTTTAACCGGGTAGCAAGTGATCTTTCATGGATCGTCCATATAACAGGCAATGATTTGAAAGGCTCCTGGACAAGACTGCAAGTATAAATGTacttgtttattatttattgatgATATGACCAACAAAAAGAGCTTTACATAGAAAATAATATATGGAGCAAATGTAAAGCAAATTAATTGCATACCAAGCAAATATTTTACAAGTGCAGCATGTCCAGATATCATTGATTATCCTTTGAAGTTCCTCCACCATATCAGTTTTATTCAGATCTTATGTCTGGAGCAAGAATTTAGAAATTAACAGTTGGATAAGTAGGTCATCCTCGAGATTGCCATCATGTTTCCTCACACATCTCGACCATATAGCCCACCAATATTGAACTTTTTCCAGTGTCTTGCTGGCCAACCAACTGTTTTTCTATATTATTGACTCCATCATATCAGTTTTATTCAGATCTTATGTCTGGAGCAAGAATTTAGAAATTTTAACAGTTGGATAAGTAGGTCATCCTCAAGATAGCCATCATGTTTCCTCACACATCTCGACCATATAGCCCACCAATATTGAACTTTTTCCAGTGTCTTGCTGGCCAACCAACTGTTTTTCTATATTATTGACTTTTTAACCTTTTTCTTAAACTTATTCCACCAAATGGAAAATATCCACAAAGTTTGAATGGTAATCAAATAGAAAAATGGCAGATATAAGTGAACATTGAGGAATGGTTTCCTCGATTATCAATCCAGGAAGCCCACTCccgaatgatgatgatgaaaacaatGACTTCAAGTATTGGGATTGGATCGGACAACTCagctgagtcaactcgggagaAGACGACACAGCTCCAAGTTATGATAACCGATTCCCCGCAAATATTGGCTAACCAGGTCTGCCATCAGTTGTTAACCCCAAACTCAGCCATGGTCGGCTGGAACAGCCAAGTCAACTTGGGATTGGTAGAGTCTGAAAGGATCCAGGGTCTTGAGTTTCAAATCCTTAATGACTACAACAATGATGAATGATGAAACGAAATAAAGGCAATGCATTGGCAATAATTAGCAAACGTAAATTAAAAGAGTAAGCAGTAAAACACTAAATTTACCGTGAGAAAACACCCCTGCCTTCCAGAGAATTCACAAGTATGCCATCGTAGCTGCAGAAACATTTTCTTGAATCAGATACAGATTACAAAAACATTCCCATCTGTGAGTCAGATTTCCccagaattaattttttttattttttcaaaagagaACTTATGTGAATAGAACTGGGGTCATTATAATAACTCACCCTCTGCAATATAATAAGCATTAAAAGTTATTAACTGACGAACCACTTTTAAGATAAAACAGGTGGCCTGTTGATTTTGCAGTTTGGATCTTGATGCCAGAAGCTTTATAGGCTCCACTCCAACATAGTGAGGACATATGGAGCAGATCCCACCTCATACCTGCTTAGAAACCATACCCTCTCTCTGTCTGAGTTGCCTACAATTACTTGTAGCTTCCAGGAAGGAAAATATTGATCTTAATCGTATTTAAGTTGATCGACCTTAACTATGTATTATGACCTTAGGTATATAACATTCTCAGTAAATAATGCCCAAAATTCACTCCTTAAgtaataaataagaaatacgCATGCaagcttctttctttccttgcgCGCAATAATGTCTAAATAATTAGGCACTGTAACATAAGGCACTTTCCAGATGCTTGGAGTTTTACTTTTGGCAGTCCCCCAGTTCACTTCACACCCTGACTATCAAGATTGGGATCAGTTCCAGTGCATCACATGTAAGCATGGTTCTTAGTTTTAACCGAGATATCTTGGTTTCAAAAGTTAACGGTATGAAATCATGTGTCAAAACTATTATGTAACAGGTTTCGACCAGTTTCAACCACCCCATGACATTTCGAGTTTGGCCCAGAAAATACCAGGTTCCGGTTGAAACCTGGGAAATCTTGGTTTTGGCCACGGTCAAAACCAGCCTCAAAAccaagatttagaaccttgCATGTAAGATAGcgaaaaattgggttttgtaaCATTGTAAACCCAAAGGTACAATAATGTTTTCTTTTCAGAGAGTATGTCACATATAGCCTAACAACAAAAAGAATGAATTATTGTTGAATGGGTTGAGAATTGAGTTCCCGGTTTCTCTTCGAGGTCTTTGTAGATTGAAAGCTAATCATTTAAGATTGTCCAAAAAAAGAACAAGAGTTGCATACTTTAACCAGTCCACATTGATATCAGTCTCTTTAGTCGTTCGAAGAATGTTGACAGGCACTTCTATGCTTCTCCAAACGGTATGCACGGGACCATCTGCCAGTGAGTAAACCTGCACATAACAAAGCAATAATTGAAGAATTTTAAGATAAATTTAATACAGCTGTTGGTGATATTTCTCCAACTaattcccaagaaaaaaaaaaagaagatatatcTCCAACTAATTATTACATACAAAGGACAAACCTGAATCAACTGCACATGCTTCAGAGATAAAAGTgtatataaggaaaaaagatgACCTTCTAGCCATCTTTAAGCAGGTCAACCTAAATAGGATCCGTTTTAaaaataatgatatagttaATAGACTACAAAATGTATCCTCCTCTTGCTGTCTTCATTAAAGTAAATCAGAGTAGAAGTCATTTTAAAGATAGTAGACAAGTCAGTAGAATTCCTCAGGAAAAGGCCTAAAAGATTCAACAGGGAAGATATGAAAGCATTCCCTCTGAAGAacgaaagtttttttttttttttttttctccaactaAAGTACTGAACAGAAAGGAGATTCCTAAAACACCATACTTCATGAAGATAATCACTGTTATAACACCAGAAGAACCTAACCTTTGGGAATGTTGCCAATCACCATGTATGGACCTTGACCAGCTGACGAGAACATACAGAACAGTAAGTTCAAAGAACATATTCAGAGGACAATTTCTATACTGAGCTAGTTAATCATCTGTCTACATGGTATTGAATGACAGAACGGTAAGTTCAAAGAACATATTCAGAGGACAATTTCTATATTGACCTAGTTAATCCGTCTCCATGGAATTGAATGTCCAAAAATGGAGATCACTATCTTTGTAGTTGAAGTACCACAAGCACAATAAGTATCCAAACTCCGACATGCATTCTGGCTCATGAGGGTGCACAGTTATAAGGCAAAGTTGCTAATGTTAAGGAGAAACTATACAGCCTACAGGTAGACCAGAGGGGGAAGTAGCAATTGAAGATTGagaatgaaattaaaaactcaAGTCATCAAGAACAATAATCTAGCCTAACACGGCGAGCTAGACTGTTGGTCTGCTCAACCATGGGATATTGGGTGGTCGGACCTAATATATCCAAGTAGGTCAAATGGTACTCTAACTGCCTGTAAAGTTTGAACTCAGTCAGAATTGGCCACTTGGCAATataaagcttaaaaaaaaaaaaaaaaaaaaggaagaaaagaaaagaaaagaaaaatgatcgAGTTTTGTGATGAAATTTGATAAGTAATCAATCCCAGACCATGTCCTTCCTATTCACCAGTTCGATTGCCAAATCACCCTTACACATAATATGTAATTAGGTAGTCGATCCATGGATGGACCGATCACAAGAACTTCTACCTTcctatataataaaataattttataagtGTTAATTGAGGAGTGAAGTTAAATACAGGTGAAAAATGTAATGTATTTTATCCTTTGCATTTCTGAAGAGGAAGAACCAAAATTGAGGTTTTTAGTTGGGATCCATAGCCATCAGTCTATTGAATTACCATCTATATAGGGAGGTCAATAGACATTCGAAAATCCGTATTCAAAAAATAGGTTTCCAGAAACTATTTGAATTTTTTCGAAAGCTAATCGGATGCGGATGGAGATGCAGATACGGATAGTGTTATattcgatccatttacatcGCTACACCTATATGTGAGTGTGCACATGCACGAGAGAGGACTGCGAAACGGTTGAATGTGCTACTGTCTAAAtcatctccttttcttttctttggttcaAATTTTAAATGAGAAGTGAGAGCTAAAAAGACTCCACAGACCAGGAACTGTATGCTTATCTGAGTCCTCTCTTCCTCATCCCCTTTcactctccttcttcttccttctcctacTCCTATGATCTTTCCTTTCAACTTTCTTCACTTCCCTCCTTGCACAATGTCCAACTACAAGTCTGGCCATGTTCACATTTTTCTACAGCCAATAATGGAATTCAACCAAAATTTCCTGGGAAGGCATGAGGGTTAGTATTTGGTAGTTACTGTTGGAGGAGAAGATGAGCTCTGAACCCAGGTTTATTTCAGCCTTACACCAGAATTGTTAAAAGCTAATTATGGTTTCTCATCTATTTAATAAATCATTGGGACAATAAGCAGATTACAAATTTTCAATATCCAAATTAACATTATATGTTGCACTCCACAGAGACTAATTGAGCCAACTGAacattaattattcattaaaaaaaaaaaatcatgtctgAAAacattcccccaccccccaagaaaaaaaataaaaaattcatgagAGCTTTGTGTGTACAAGTCCATTTCCCACAACTGGGGTTGTTCTTGCTTTAGGTGAACCTATCATTCCATGCCACAAAAGAATCAGAATGAGGATTTATGACTGACTTTAAATATCTTGAATGGAAAATCCCACCCATGGAAAACTTATCCGGAGCATGACCAATCAATAATAACTTTCCAATATGGTTTCAAATatattttagttcttctctcACACAAGAGGTTCTCAATGTGTTATATATGATCATATGTACCCATCCTCCTGACAATGTGCAAGTTTCAGAATCATTCAAATGGAGAATATCTGTATAACCGAACCAAGAAAAGATTAAGACTTCCAATTATAGAGAAGAACTTTACGATAAACACGTTTGGTGAAGTAGCAGCAGCAGCTCCAGCAAGAATTACTCAAGGTTTCAACAAGTTGTTCATTGGGTTTCAgcaaaaactaaataaaagaaattcaaCCTGAAACTTCAAATTCTAAATACCAACAACCACTGGCTGCAACCTAAATTGAGGATAAGGATTCTAATTATACATTATACATTTAAAGTGTTCCACGTTCCTATTACCTCAATTGTGTACCCAATCTCCCGCAAAGAAACAGCAAGACTGACCATCAGCAGCTGTCCAGGCTCCAACGATAGATCTGCGAGGACCTGCAAGGAACAtatcaaattcaaaacaaatttgagaggaagctaaaaaaaaaaaatgtcggCCAAACTGGATAGAGAAAACATCATGGGCGAAACAAAGAAGacattaaaaagaaagagaacccAGCAATCCAAAATACCATAGAGGAACTTCTGAGCTCCTCCCGACCTAAAGAAAtcaaagggaaaggaagaaaaacccAGACAATAAAAAGAAGTATATAAGGATAAGAACAGAGGCTCTtcatagtgaaaaaaaaatcagaagacCACTAACCAAAGCAAGCTGCGGCTTTCTGACTCCAGAACGCACCAATGGCCTGCTTGAAGCTGAAGATAAATTCGACTCTCTAGAATCTCTTTGGAACTTCTCCAGAAGCTTTGAAGGCTCAAACCGGATACCCTCCCCGAAATCTAATCTAGCCATTTCCTTTAAGACTATCCAGTCCTTAGAGACTTTTCCCATTTCTTGAAACGGAACACTAGTCTTCTCCATCACAGAAACAGGTAAAAACGCCTGAAATAGAACAAcaacgaagaagaagacaacAACAATGAAAATCCATTGTTGGTAGTCAACCTTCTCGAAAAGTAGAAACCGAGCAAATCTTGATCTGGGTCTTTGAAGAAACGAGTATCGATCGCCTCTACTTGCCGAACGAAGCAAAGGAACAGTCCTCTTCAATGGAACCCCAGCCTCCAAAGAACCCATCTACAATTCCATGAACCCACCgcagaaaaaaatgaagaatccAGAAAACTACACAAACCCAGATCAAAAGAAGAATCCAGAAAAACCTTTCTCGATTTACTTCAGTTCTTATCTATAATTTTTGAGTCTCTCAGTACAGTAACTATACACTGACTAGACGCGGTTACTGTAAATGAAAACTGTGATTTCAGCCATTAATGGACTTCAACAATATCATTTAGCTACCAAAATAGTGCAATTAGAAGCACAGACTTGACGTGGATGGATTTATCGTTGGATTACTTAGAACTCAAGCAATGTCCTAAATTTTTCACGAAAGATTTGGAGAATGAATCGCGTTTTGGATGGTCTGAAAATCTTTACTTGCGAGCTAGATatttatttgggagagagagagagagagacggaagATCTATTTCTAATGCACCATTTTTTCCGAAAGTATGTCCTTAATCCTTAAACTACAAGTACAGTATAATTACGCGGTTTTACGCCATTATCTAATTTATTACTCAATTTACTAAAATACCCCTTCAAGCTAGTTGAACTCGGGGAGACTGGATAAGGAAGTGAAGGAATCGTTCGAATTACCAAAAACACCCTTTCAGAGGAGTTGTAATCGGATTATGCAATAATTATTCGAGTCAGGAGACTCCGGAGTCGGGACCCTATTTACTCGGGCAACAGATCGCGGCGGAGTTAATTTTAagatgaccaaaataccccaatGTATTAAAAggccaaaaaaggaaaaacactgCAAGGACATTACTCGAAAGTCGAAAGGGACGGTCGGTAGGGGTGTGGGTGTCAATCGTCTCTGTCATATGGGCCTGACAGGCTTATACCCTTGGATTGTGACCTACTTATTCAAGAAATGAATCGGTTTCGATTGTTCTCATGTTCATCAGATTTTGAGCTTTAATTGAGCTTCTCCTAAACGGGTTAATTAGGTAATAATTGAACCTTAAATGGGGTAATAtaccaataaaaccttaaatgatctttaattgtcttagatttaaaatattttgatatattttattaaaacatTGATagtttagaaaaaatattacacttaattacattctaTATGCCTATTttattcaaatatatatatttgaaaactCTTGGGCTAAACATGTCCATTCGAGTCGAGCTTGTACATGGACCGGGTAGGTTGGGCGCTCGTTGGGCTTACTCcatgtactacctgtttataaacgGGTTAGGCTCGTGCCCGACACATTTACTAATCGGGGTAGGTTGGGTAGGTGATCAAGCCCAGTCAGTCAAATTGGTGCGAGCTTGGGTTGATACCcctaagtaggggtgtcaaaacctagtttgAACCTACAAAATCGATGAGTTTATTGGATCATGTATTTGGACTAGGGTTTTGTGAAACCAACATCGACGAGACTTAAAAAAGCATACAGATATAACCCAATAAGAAACTACATGATAACCTGAAATGAAATCGAATATACCAGCTCAAATTTCATAATAAAacactttttttccctttatatttCTGAATATACTTACATGATAATCTGAAATGAAATTGATCAAAAACTAATAGAAAATCGAAATAAATTGAACCCAAATTGGTGCACCCTTATTGGATCGTGTTTTGTATACACTTATTCTCATACCAAAATGAGTGAAATTGAGCCTAAACCAGTCCAAAatgactgattgacacccctagttttcATGCACTAACACATGAGGTAGGGATTACATAATGTCAAATAGGGAGGGGCttttagtcatttcaactcctCTTATGTGAGAAGGGGCAAGACCATGCACAGAGCATGACAGAACCTTTAGCCTAACTTGAAGGTTTAGTTATCTATCAACTTCCCCATGGTTTTCTACCActccccctccaaaaaaataaaaataaaaactttccACCAGTCATAGCAttaggatcctctccaacgccCCAAAGCGCATCAGACGATTGGGTGGACCTGAAAGTGTGCACCTGGGTCCTTCCAGTCGTCCAATGTGTGTTTGAGAGGATCCAGATCACGTGTCATATCCTACCTGAGGTTGATTCAAAATGGGGTCCAGTGATTTAAAGATTGGAATTGGATTGGGTAAGTGATCCTGGCTTATCCAAAATAGTGTCCATGAAATCAGGTATCCTAGGTGATGCATTGAAATCTAGCTAGTAGTACTTCTAAGTAGGGCTGAGGTTCCACATTGTACTTGCATAAAAGAACAGACAAGAGAGAGTGTCAAGCTGATGCAGCGAGgtactctccaatgcctaaatCAGACACTTGCAACAGGTAATTCCAAGGAAAAGAATTGatccccccctctttttttttttttttNNNNNNNNNNNNNNNNNNNNtttggggggggtgggtgggtttACCTTGTTATTTATGGGAAGTGGATGGTGGCAGTTACAGAGAGTCCTGTACTTGGTAAGTGCTTAGTGAGGAAGTTGATTCCTTATCTCAGTAGGAGAATCCGCAGAAAATTCGATTCGATCAAAGGTAAAGTCCCATTAGAGGACTGAATCCTAATGTTTGCCCCAAATCAGGACATGGACTCTCTATTTGGAGAGTCCTCAACTGGGCGAATCTCCtgaagaggttgtttccttgTGTAGCCAGAAATAGAATCCACTGGGGATTTGGTGAGCTAGCAAGAAGATCTGGTGATCTGGTGATGTGGGATCTTTGGGATTGTGCCTCAATTGTCAGGGGTGGCAAAAGTATGTCATAAGCCAAGCTAAAGGTTTGGCTCTTGAGAGTCCTAGCTGGAGGCTCGGCCTTAGAGAGTCTGAGTTGTTGACTCGGTCCTTGATGGTTCTAGACTAGTTGATAGCTCGATATGGCAATCCTGAGCTGCATGCACTTTTTAGGTCATCACTAGTTGATCTGAATATCCGATTGATCTATCAATGCAATGTTATAAAACTCAAGTAGCGTGATGGAGCCACATGTCAACATCATGTGAACTAAAAAAATGACCCAAGATCATGGAACCCACTAGAGGAGGAGGGTAAGCCAAAGTGGCAAGAGGAGAGGAAGCCGAagcaggggagggggaggggggatggtcagggaggaaaaggaaggagggagggagagatggCAGGGGACCTGCAATGGAGCAAGAGGGGAAGGGTCAGGGTGGGGCTATAGGATCACgaggaagggagaagagaacaTGATCGGGGGAGAATGTTGCAgtaggaagggagagagagagagagagagagagagagaggagatgaggtggagggaaTGGGAGTTGTTGCAAGAGCAGGAGAGGAAAGGGTAGGAGATAGGATGGGGTGGGGCCACTGGGGAGGGAGATGACAAGGGaaagagcaagggaggaggatGGGGAGGGGGTGTTACAATGGAAAGAGAGGGACAACGGGCAggttgcaggggagggagatGTGAATAGTGGAGGGAAGGGGCCTTGCAAcaagagagggaagagggagaaggcAAGAAGGAAAATGGCTGAATCAAATGCGATGGGGTGCGGTAAGGAGAGGTCGACACACACTGAAAAAGTTGGGCCTCACTGCTGCCCGTTGACGTTGATTGGC from Macadamia integrifolia cultivar HAES 741 chromosome 14, SCU_Mint_v3, whole genome shotgun sequence encodes the following:
- the LOC122061481 gene encoding uncharacterized protein LOC122061481 — translated: MGSLEAGVPLKRTVPLLRSASRGDRYSFLQRPRSRFARFLLFEKVDYQQWIFIVVVFFFVVVLFQAFLPVSVMEKTSVPFQEMGKVSKDWIVLKEMARLDFGEGIRFEPSKLLEKFQRDSRESNLSSASSRPLVRSGVRKPQLALVLADLSLEPGQLLMVSLAVSLREIGYTIEVYSLADGPVHTVWRSIEVPVNILRTTKETDINVDWLNYDGILVNSLEGRGVFSRLVQEPFKSLPVIWTIHERSLATRLNRYNSNGQIQLINEWKQAFNRATVVVFPNYVIPMMYSTFDAGNYFVIPGSPAEAWEADNFFALYSKDDLRVKLGFKPDDFIVAIVGSQFSYSGLWLEHSLVLQALLPLLRDFPSDSDSDSLIKVGILSGNSTGNYKVALEAIALNLGYPRGSVRHIGIDEDVNSFLSMADLVIYGSFLEEQSFPDILVQAMCFGKPIIAPDLSMIRKYVDDRVNGFLFPKENIRVLTQVLFQAVSNGKLSPLAQNIGSIAKGPARNLIACETIEGYASLLEKVLKFPSEVAHPKDVAEVPPRLKEEWQWHLFEEIVDPRYLNTTSRSYSFLDKIEEIWNHTQTESSGVRSSIDDSFSYSIWEEERYIEMVNARKRREEEELKDRTDQPRGTWEEVYRSAKRADRSRNILHERDDGELERTGQPLCIYEPYFGKGTWSFLHHSSLYRGIGLSTKGRRPGADDVDAPSRLPLLSDPYNRDILGEFGAFFAIANKIDRVHKNAWIGFQSWRATARKASLSNIAERELLEAIETQRHGDTLYFWVCMEKDPRNQLRQDFWSFCDAINAGNCRYAVSEALRRMYGLKKDWNSLPPMPEDGDTWSVMQSWVMPTRSFLEFVMFSRMFFDSLDAQMYDEHHRSGHCYLSLSKDRHCYSRVLELLVNVWAYHSARRMVYVDSETGAMQEQHRLKSRRGQMWVKWFSYTTLKGMDEDLAEESDSVHPTRRWLWPLTGEVFWPGVYERERNQRQKQKEKRKQRSKDKIARIRSRTHQKVIGKYVKPPKETGGSNLTVVAVAVG